One window of Helicoverpa zea isolate HzStark_Cry1AcR chromosome 12, ilHelZeax1.1, whole genome shotgun sequence genomic DNA carries:
- the LOC124635351 gene encoding uncharacterized protein LOC124635351: MRRARSVTGPLRRAHPASGATWNVQVVKGKMSSTCLWHACRALSAGLLLMLLGAAMAVIGYYADTLSVAQEVRGNSTVSVKDEARGFHLNNLSYAGPIVMGFGGFIVVAACVMTFEARDSAAKVTPARPQAMPRPLPRRGPACAPARLDQLGVYRLPHALPLPHALPLAPLPHRHRAPHHRYRLNKVGGERAKVRARFGSAPDLHSASTRAALPVSALRRPLRRYALSVDEPPHSAVSASAAESECGSQSSLALDLHGSGACAGITLRVRDNTRRRPLARQQRLRDDTVHPTPVASTTNINNLEEPTVRTDEDVSKNNMDVVHLCVEQEERASSAPPAPAAHASPPPSPRLVVTACFSESPATPPDTCITIEPAPRTPGPPPAHK; encoded by the exons atgcggcgcgcgcggagcgTCACGGGGCCCTTGCGCCGCGCCCACCCGGCCTCGGGCGCCACCTGGAACGTCCAG GTGGTGAAGGGCAAGATGAGCTCGACGTGTCTATGGCACGCGTGCCGGGCGCTGTCGGCGGGCTTGCTGCTCATGCTGCTCGGAGCTGCCATGGCCGTCATAg GGTACTACGCAGACACGCTCTCGGTGGCGCAGGAGGTGCGCGGCAACTCCACCGTGTCGGTGAAGGACGAGGCGCGCGGCTTCCATCTCAACAACCTGTCGTACGCGGGACCTATCGTCATGGGCTTTGGAG GGTTCATAGTAGTGGCGGCATGCGTGATGACGTTTGAGGCGCGCGACAGTGCAGCGAAGGTGACGCCGGCGCGGCCTCAAGCGATGCCGCGGCCGCTGCCGAGGCGGGGGCCGGCCTGTGCGCCTGCGCGTCTCGACCAGCTCGGCGTCTACCGCCTGCCGCACGCTCTACCGCTGCCGCATGCGTTGCCGCTCGCGCCGCTGCCGCATAGACACCGCGCGCCGCATCACAGGTACAGACTTAACAA AGTTGGTGGCGAAAGAGCGAAGGTACGGGCTCGGTTCGGTTCAGCGCCCGACCTGCATAGCGCGAGCACCCGCGCGGCCTTGCCCGTCAGTGCGCTACGCCGCCCGCTACGCCGCTACGCGCTCTCCGTAGACGAGCCGCCGCATTCAGCCGTTAG CGCTAGTGCGGCGGAATCGGAGTGCGGGTCGCAGTCGTCGCTGGCGCTGGACCTGCACGGCAGCGGCGCGTGCGCCGGCATCACTCTGCGCGTGCGCGACAacacgcgccgccgcccgctcGCAAGACAACAGCGGCTCAGAGACGATACTGTTCACC CAACTCCGGTAGCGAGTACAACTAACATAAACAACTTAGAAGAACCTACAGTCAG AACGGATGAAGACGTCAGTAAAAACAACATGGATGTGGTGCATTTGTGCGTGGAGCAAGAGGAGCGAGCCAgcagcgcgccgcccgcgccggccGCGCACGCGTCGCCGCCGCCCTCGCCGCGCCTCGTCGTCACCGCGTGCTTCTCCGAGTCGCCCGCCACGCCGCCCGACACCTGCATCACCATCGAGCCCGCGCCACGCACTCCTGGCCCGCCCCCGGCACACAAATGA